The window GTCATTCCCCTGCGGATCGATGGGAGGAAAGACCCGCAGGGAATAGGGATTTATTTAACCATTTCAGCCGCTTCAAGGGACAGGCGACGGAAGTCACCGCGCGAGAAGCCCAGATCGGCCAGATCGCGTGCTGTGAGTGTGCACAGCTCATCATATGTCTGGCGGTAAACTTTGCGCTGGCGCATCTTCAGACCGATCGCATCGAACATTGCTGCAATGCGGCGTGGCTGTGTGGATACGGTTGCGGTTGTGTCTGTGAAGTATGCCATTGGCTCTCTTTCATCTCGATTACGTCTTGTTGTGATCAGTATTTAGGGATTTGACCATTTGGTTCAAGACGTAATGCTGCAATGCGGCTATGCATTTTTTGCATATGCAGAAATTTTGGTATGCGGCTGTTTCTACGCAATAATACTGAC is drawn from Sulfitobacter sp. S223 and contains these coding sequences:
- a CDS encoding DUF1127 domain-containing protein; amino-acid sequence: MAYFTDTTATVSTQPRRIAAMFDAIGLKMRQRKVYRQTYDELCTLTARDLADLGFSRGDFRRLSLEAAEMVK